One Besnoitia besnoiti strain Bb-Ger1 chromosome VIII, whole genome shotgun sequence DNA segment encodes these proteins:
- a CDS encoding zinc finger (CCCH type) motif-containing protein (encoded by transcript BESB_083590) yields the protein MLNVNICRIDASQHVRPAGGRDEEGYSGVNRMYPAPIELDSNTLTRLNLFVKFYKTKMCPFYKKKRCEWGPDCKFAHGRKELRSGPDLSKTRMCPSLQRRGRCEQGAACRFAHHHEELRATSDIYKTSLGYPWMLPESHSAMAMRRDNGAAQQVNAMERRPASLRNATTLPVGTMAPIHDAAGPSTAICSLPESRQFGASMPVARLTENDEVEFCFRFLVPRGAVVGLKGAQPKMVDATPACDGNGAGHRHSDTGIDPAFLKAAMSFSPEVPRLVPDYPSREAAEFQAPAASLPHHASNNPSATRLPPAQRQPELLPAELLPKFLSAGLDEDLPSSDRETASPSSGASSSDFLRDFCPYTPLSGPASDYDLRFLPATASPW from the exons ATGCTCAATGTAAATATCTGCAGAATAGACGCGTCTCAGCATGTTCGTCCAGCTGGAGGACGTGATGAGGAGGGCTACAGTGGCGTCAACAGGATGTATCCGGCGCCTATCGAGCTCGACTCGAACACCCTCACACGCTTGAATCTCTTCGTGAAATTCTACAAAACCAAGATGTGTCCGTTCTACAAGAAGAAGCGATGCGAGTGGGGCCCGGACTGCAAGTTTGCGCATGGGCGCAAAGAGCTCCGTTCAGGTCCAGACCTCTCGAAAACAAGGATGTGCCCGTCACTCCAGCGT agaggacgaTGCGAACAaggcgcggcctgccgaTTCGCCCACCATCATGAAGAACTGAGAGCAACGTCTGACATCTACAAAACTTCTCTCGGCTACCCGTGGATGCTTCCAGAGTCGCACTCTGCCATGGCGATGCGCCGCGAC AACGGAGCTGCTCAACAGGTGAACGCAATGGAAAGGCGTCCAGCAAGTCTGAGGAACGCTACAACCCTGCCCGTCGGGACTATGGCACCTATCCATGATGCAGCAG GTCCTTCCACGGCAATCTGTTCGTTACCAGAGTCTAGACAGTTCGGAGCCAGCATGCCTGTCGCACGGCTGACTGAAAATGATGAAGTCGAGTTCTGCTTCCGGTTCTTGGTCCCTCGCGGAGCTGTCGTTGGGCTGAAAGGTGCTCAGCCAAAGATG GTTGACGCCACGCCAGCATGCGATGGAAATGGGGCCGGCCACCGCCATTCTGACACAGGTATTGATCCAGCTTTTTTGAAAGCGGCCATGTCTTTCTCGCCTGAAGTCCCACGCCTGGTTCCTGACTATCCctcgagagaggcggcggagttccaggcgccggccgcgtctctgcctcaTCACGCCAGTAACAATCCGAGCGCCACTCGACTTCCGCCTGCCCAACGGCAGCCAGAGTTACTGCCGGCAGAGCTTTTGCCAAAGTTTTTATCCGCTGGCCTTGACGAAGACCTGCCTTCCTCCGACCGTGAGACAGCGTCGCCAAGTAGCGGCGCGAGCTCTTCGGACTTTCTGCGGGACTTCTGTCCTTACACGCCGCTGAGCGGACCCGCTTCCGACTACGACCTCCGGTTCCTCCCTGCAACAGCATCTCCCTGGTGA
- a CDS encoding hypothetical protein (encoded by transcript BESB_083600) — MNGGRSMFTFYPPVGPSQASGVGVADAEHNRSRSAPQRQDEQSEAAQKPSAFRTVNVQAELSFKDLPQLPVVRQDVLFKKPLHSRMHINVEAKLTMDSVKAGTRAASTENTDRGTKASEVRFTQEISGSAAGRTSRGSCAGRGRTALPSVFVLRDPSEKPVSMSRPRALPSNDEAVSHRRTAGAIGRREPGGAPRSLSRTKEHQEDFGAETRASATRRDESKARPVVSDNTARAAGIKHATPAHLAGGDSKPQSDSSALVSDSTSTRPPISSAKAPGAVKASLAKPASSLTKKPTTTRVPATHPVVQRDATPAVSKIPAKHDASPRLPQAPEGGKGEDAKVVAAKKLPVGKGLPVAKKVAPGVPGAKAGDGGEAAGKAAGEGAVAGEAGEKGEGEKGDEAKVVAAKKLPVGKGLPVAKKVAPGVPGAKAGDGGEAAGKAAGEGAVAGEAGEKGEGEKGDEAKVVAAKKLPVGKGLPVAKKVAPGVPGAKAGNGGEAAGKAAGEGAVAGEAGEKGEGEKGDEAKVVAAKKLPVGKGLPVAKKVAPGVPGAKAGDGGEAAGKAAGEGAVAGEAGEKGEGEKGDEAKVVAAKKLPVGKGLPVAKKVAPGVPGAKAGDGGEAAGKAAGEGAVAGEAGEKGEGEKGDEAKVVAAKKLPVGKGLPMAKKVAPGVPGAKAGDGGEAAGKAAGEGAVAGEAGEKGEGEKGDEAKVVAAKKLPVGKGLPVAKKVAPGVPGAKAGDGGEAAGKAAGEGAVAGEAGEKGEGEKGDEAKVVAAKKLPVGKGLPVAKKVAPGVPGAKAGDGGEAAGNGGGAVVAGGEAAH; from the coding sequence ATGAACGGTGGCCGTTCCATGTTCACATTCTACCCGCCTGTGGGGCCCAGCCAGGCGTCTGGTGTTGGTGTCGCGGATGCTGAACACAATCGGTCACGATCGGCGCCACAAAGACAAGACGAGCAGAGTGAAGCTGCTCAGAAGCCTTCCGCATTTCGAACCGTGAATGTGCAAGCCGAGCTGAGCTTTAAAGACTTGCCTCAGCTTCCGGTGGTTAGACAGGACGTGTTGTTCAAGAAACCACTTCATTCCAGGATGCACATCAACGTAGAGGCGAAGCTAACAATGGATTCGGTGAAGGCTGGTACACGCGCTGCAAGCACAGAAAATACAGACAGAGGCACGAAGGCGAGTGAAGTTCGTTTCACTCAGGAAATTAGCGGCAGTGCGGCCGGCAGAACTTCGCGTGGCAGCTGTGCAGGAAGAGGCCGCACAGCCCTACCGTCGGTGTTTGTTTTACGAGACCCAAGTGAGAAACCAGTGTCAAtgtcgcgccctcgcgcacTGCCTTCAAACGATGAGGCTGTTTCCCATCGCCGTACGGCTGGAGCGATTGGACGGCGGGAGCCTGGCGGTGCTCCGCGGTCCCTGTCACGCACGAAGGAACATCAGGAAGACTTTGGGGCTGAAACACGAGCAAGCGCTACACGTCGCGACGAAAGTAAAGCCCGACCCGTTGTTTCTGACAATACCGCACGTGCTGCTGGCATCAAACACGCGACGCCAGCGCACCTAGCAGGTGGCGACAGCAAGCCTCAGTCGGACTCGTCCGCTCTGGTGAGTGACTCAACATCGACCCGCCCTCCGATATCAAGCGCCaaagcgccaggcgccgtcAAAGCCTCCCTTGCGAAACCTGCCTCCTCACTCACAAAGAAACCAACAACGACCCGAGTCCCTGCAACACACCCGGTGGTTCAACGCGATGCCACACCCGCAGTCTCAAAGATCCCCGCGAAACACGACGCATCCCCTCGGCTTCCTCAGGCGCCTGAGGGCGGGAAGGGGGAGGATGCGAAGGTTGTggctgcgaagaagctgccGGTTGGCAAGGGTTTGCCTGTGGCGAAGAAGGTGGCTCCAGGGGTGCCAGGTGCGAAGGCAGGCGATGGtggggaggcagcgggcaAGGCGGCTGGTGAGGGTGCTGTTGCCGGCGAGGCGGGTGAGAAGGgtgaaggcgagaagggggATGAGGCGAAGGTTGTggctgcgaagaagctgccGGTTGGCAAGGGTTTGCCTGTGGCGAAGAAGGTGGCTCCAGGGGTGCCAGGTGCGAAGGCAGGCGATGGtggggaggcagcgggcaAGGCGGCTGGTGAGGGTGCTGTTGCCGGCGAGGCGGGTGAGAAGGgtgaaggcgagaagggggATGAGGCGAAGGTTGTggctgcgaagaagctgccGGTTGGCAAGGGTTTGCCTGTGGCGAAGAAGGTGGCTCCAGGGGTGCCAGGTGCGAAGGCAGGCAATGGtggggaggcagcgggcaAGGCGGCTGGTGAGGGTGCTGTTGCCGGCGAGGCGGGTGAGAAGGgtgaaggcgagaagggggATGAGGCGAAGGTTGTggctgcgaagaagctgccGGTTGGCAAGGGTTTGCCTGTGGCGAAGAAGGTGGCTCCAGGGGTGCCAGGTGCGAAGGCAGGCGATGGtggggaggcagcgggcaAGGCGGCTGGTGAGGGTGCTGTTGCCGGCGAGGCGGGTGAGAAGGgtgaaggcgagaagggggATGAGGCGAAGGTTGTGGCTGCGAAGAAGCTTCCGGTTGGCAAGGGTTTGCCTGTGGCGAAGAAGGTGGCTCCAGGGGTGCCAGGTGCGAAGGCAGGCGATGGtggggaggcagcgggcaAGGCGGCTGGTGAGGGTGCTGTTGCCGGCGAGGCGGGTGAGAAGGgtgaaggcgagaagggggATGAGGCGAAGGTTGTggctgcgaagaagctgccGGTTGGCAAGGGTTTGCCTATGGCGAAGAAGGTGGCTCCAGGGGTGCCAGGTGCGAAGGCAGGCGATGGtggggaggcagcgggcaAGGCGGCTGGTGAGGGTGCTGTTGCCGGCGAGGCGGGTGAGAAGGgtgaaggcgagaagggggATGAGGCGAAGGTTGTggctgcgaagaagctgccGGTTGGCAAGGGTTTGCCTGTGGCGAAGAAGGTGGCTCCAGGGGTGCCAGGTGCGAAGGCAGGCGATGGtggggaggcagcgggcaAGGCGGCTGGTGAGGGTGCTGTTGCCGGCGAGGCGGGTGAGAAGGgtgaaggcgagaagggggATGAGGCGAAGGTTGTggctgcgaagaagctgccGGTTGGCAAGGGTTTGCCTGTGGCGAAGAAGGTGGCTCCAGGGGTGCCAGGTGCGAAGGCAGGCGATGGtggggaggcagcgggcaATGGAGGCGGTGCAGTTGTCGCTgggggcgaggccgcgcattAA